One Mixta gaviniae genomic window carries:
- the malG gene encoding maltose ABC transporter permease MalG: MAMVKPKSQKLRLALTHLLLLGFLVLIMYPLLMVFAISLRPGNYAIGSLLPDHISWDHWKLALGFSVTHENGSVTPPPFPVLLWLWNSVKVAAITAVGIVALSTTCAYAFARMRFRGKATLLKGMLIFQMFPAVLSLVALYALFDRLGQYIPFIGLNTHAGLIFAYLGGIALHVWTIKGYFETIDGSLEEAAALDGATPWQAFRLILLPLSVPILAVVFILSFIAAVTEVPVASLLLRDVNSYTLAVGMQQYLNPQNYLWGDFAAAAVLSALPITLVFLLAQRWLVSGLTAGV, encoded by the coding sequence ATGGCGATGGTAAAACCGAAATCACAAAAGCTGCGCCTGGCGCTGACGCATCTGCTGCTGCTCGGCTTTCTGGTGCTGATTATGTATCCACTGTTGATGGTGTTCGCTATCTCGCTGCGCCCCGGCAACTATGCGATCGGCAGTCTGCTGCCGGACCATATCTCCTGGGACCACTGGAAGCTGGCGCTCGGCTTCTCCGTAACCCATGAAAACGGCAGCGTCACCCCGCCGCCGTTTCCGGTACTGCTGTGGCTGTGGAACTCGGTAAAAGTGGCGGCGATCACTGCCGTTGGGATTGTTGCGCTTTCGACAACCTGTGCCTATGCTTTTGCCCGTATGCGCTTTCGCGGTAAAGCGACGCTGTTGAAAGGAATGCTTATCTTTCAGATGTTTCCAGCTGTCCTTTCGCTGGTGGCGCTTTATGCTCTGTTCGATCGTTTGGGGCAGTACATCCCTTTTATCGGCCTGAATACCCATGCCGGCTTGATCTTCGCCTACCTGGGCGGCATCGCGCTGCATGTCTGGACGATTAAGGGCTATTTCGAAACCATTGACGGTTCGCTGGAAGAAGCAGCGGCGCTGGACGGCGCGACGCCATGGCAGGCTTTCCGCCTGATCCTGTTGCCGCTCTCCGTGCCGATCCTCGCCGTGGTGTTTATTCTGTCTTTTATCGCCGCCGTTACCGAAGTGCCCGTCGCCTCGCTGCTGCTGCGCGACGTCAACAGCTATACGCTGGCGGTAGGGATGCAGCAGTACCTGAATCCGCAGAACTATCTGTGGGGCGATTTTGCCGCCGCGGCGGTGCTGTCGGCGCTGCCGATTACGCTGGTGTTCCTGCTGGCGCAGCGCTGGCTGGTCAGCGGGCTGACCGCCGGGGTGTGA
- the psiE gene encoding phosphate-starvation-inducible protein PsiE produces the protein MMSGKVIAAVLQWVLNVGLLILAVILIVFLGKETIHLANVLLNTGEAASAYLLVEGIVIWFLYFEFIALVVKYFQSGYHFPLRYFVYIGITAIIRLIVVDHKNPFDTLCYSAAILILVVTLWLANSNRLKRE, from the coding sequence ATGATGAGTGGAAAAGTAATTGCCGCTGTTCTGCAGTGGGTATTGAACGTGGGCCTGCTTATTCTGGCGGTTATTCTGATCGTCTTTCTGGGAAAAGAGACCATCCATCTGGCTAACGTATTACTGAATACCGGCGAGGCGGCCTCCGCCTATTTGCTGGTGGAAGGGATCGTTATCTGGTTCCTCTATTTTGAATTTATCGCGCTGGTGGTGAAGTATTTCCAGTCGGGCTATCACTTTCCCCTGCGCTATTTTGTCTATATCGGCATTACGGCGATTATTCGTCTGATCGTCGTCGACCATAAAAATCCGTTCGACACGCTCTGTTACTCCGCCGCTATTTTGATTCTGGTGGTGACGCTCTGGCTGGCCAACAGCAACCGGCTAAAACGCGAATAA
- a CDS encoding YjbH domain-containing protein, which translates to MKKHTLLSLLAVSVSVACQAQAATWAAPVGPSQSDFGGVGLMQVPTARMAKEGEFSLNYRNNDQYRFYSASLMLFPWLETTVRYTDVRTRRYSNVESFSGEQSYKDKAFDLKLRLWQEGYWLPEVAVGTRDLGGTGLFDSEYLVASKAWGPLDFTLGIGWGYLGNSGNIKNPFCSYDDKFCHRRGGFGSAGSVNGDELFKGPAAIFGGVEYQTPWQPLRLKLEYEGNDYQGDYAGRLTQRSKVNVGAVYRLTDWADINAGYQRGNTFTFGFTLRTNFNDLSTHHLDSPKPAWQPEPQPEILQHTVVANQLTALKYNAGLDAPKLQIKDRTLYVTGEQYKYRDTQEGVDRANIILMNNLPENIDTLRVTQTRYNLPQVTTETRVSSLRQQLDGYPLGHEQPLAQRRVNPVDPGKTEQGYYIEKDRFSYGLSPVLNQSVGGPESFYMYQAGINGSADYWLTQHLLVGGGVFANIANNYDKFNYDGRPIDSSLPRVRTHIRDYVKNNVYVNNLQANWFQYLGNGFYGQMYGGYLETMYGGVGAEVLYRPLDSNWAIGADANYVKQRDWDNMMKFTRYKAPTGHLTAYWQPGFMDDVLVKMSVGQYLAKDKGGTIDVSKRFDSGVTVGAYATLTDVSGDEYGEGDFTKGFYISVPMDLFTVTHNRGRAQVNWTPLTRDGGQMLGRKYQLYDMTSDRDIHFR; encoded by the coding sequence ATGAAAAAACATACGCTACTCAGCCTGCTGGCTGTTTCCGTCTCGGTTGCCTGCCAGGCGCAGGCTGCGACCTGGGCCGCGCCCGTCGGTCCTTCCCAGTCAGATTTCGGCGGCGTCGGCCTGATGCAGGTGCCGACCGCGCGCATGGCGAAAGAGGGAGAGTTCAGCCTTAACTATCGTAATAACGATCAGTATCGTTTCTATTCCGCTTCGCTGATGCTGTTCCCCTGGCTGGAAACCACCGTGCGCTACACCGACGTGCGCACGCGTCGCTACAGTAATGTCGAAAGCTTCAGCGGCGAGCAGAGCTATAAAGATAAAGCGTTCGATCTGAAGCTGCGCCTCTGGCAGGAAGGCTACTGGCTGCCGGAAGTGGCCGTCGGCACGCGCGACCTGGGCGGCACCGGGCTGTTCGACAGCGAATACCTGGTCGCCAGCAAAGCTTGGGGGCCGCTCGACTTCACCCTCGGCATCGGCTGGGGCTATCTCGGTAACAGCGGCAACATTAAAAACCCGTTCTGCAGCTATGACGATAAGTTCTGCCACCGCCGCGGCGGATTCGGATCCGCGGGATCGGTGAACGGCGACGAGCTGTTCAAAGGCCCGGCGGCGATCTTCGGCGGCGTGGAGTACCAGACGCCGTGGCAGCCGCTGCGCCTGAAGCTGGAGTATGAGGGCAACGATTATCAGGGCGATTACGCTGGCCGCCTGACGCAGCGTAGCAAAGTGAACGTCGGCGCGGTCTACCGCCTTACCGACTGGGCCGATATCAATGCCGGCTATCAGCGCGGCAACACCTTTACCTTCGGCTTTACGCTGCGCACCAACTTCAACGATCTCAGCACCCATCACCTTGATAGCCCGAAACCCGCCTGGCAGCCGGAGCCGCAGCCGGAAATCCTGCAGCATACGGTCGTGGCCAATCAGCTGACGGCGCTGAAATACAACGCCGGGCTGGATGCGCCGAAGCTGCAGATCAAAGACCGTACGCTCTACGTCACCGGCGAACAGTATAAATATCGCGACACCCAGGAAGGGGTCGATCGCGCCAATATTATCCTGATGAATAACCTGCCGGAGAATATCGATACGCTGCGCGTCACCCAGACGCGCTATAACCTGCCGCAGGTGACGACCGAAACCCGCGTCAGCAGCCTGCGCCAACAGCTCGACGGCTATCCGCTGGGGCACGAGCAGCCGCTGGCGCAGCGCCGCGTCAATCCGGTCGATCCGGGCAAAACCGAGCAGGGCTATTACATCGAAAAAGATCGCTTCAGCTACGGCCTCTCGCCGGTGCTGAACCAGTCGGTTGGCGGCCCGGAAAGCTTCTACATGTATCAGGCGGGCATCAACGGCAGCGCCGATTACTGGCTGACGCAGCATCTGCTGGTGGGCGGCGGCGTCTTCGCCAACATCGCCAACAACTACGATAAGTTCAACTACGACGGCCGTCCTATCGACTCGTCGCTGCCGCGCGTGCGCACCCATATTCGCGACTACGTAAAAAACAACGTCTACGTCAATAACCTGCAGGCGAACTGGTTCCAGTACCTGGGCAACGGGTTCTATGGCCAGATGTATGGCGGCTACCTGGAAACCATGTACGGCGGCGTCGGCGCGGAAGTCCTGTACCGTCCGCTGGACAGCAACTGGGCGATCGGCGCGGACGCCAATTATGTGAAGCAGCGCGACTGGGACAACATGATGAAGTTCACCCGCTATAAAGCGCCGACCGGGCATCTCACCGCCTACTGGCAGCCGGGCTTTATGGATGATGTGCTGGTGAAAATGAGCGTTGGCCAGTACCTGGCGAAAGATAAGGGCGGCACCATCGACGTTTCGAAACGCTTCGATAGCGGCGTGACCGTCGGCGCCTACGCCACCCTGACGGACGTCTCCGGTGATGAGTATGGCGAAGGGGATTTCACCAAAGGTTTCTATATCTCGGTGCCGATGGATCTCTTTACCGTTACCCACAACCGCGGCCGTGCGCAGGTGAACTGGACGCCGCTGACGCGCGACGGCGGACAGATGCTGGGCCGCAAATATCAGCTGTATGATATGACCAGCGATCGCGATATCCATTTCCGCTGA
- a CDS encoding capsule biosynthesis GfcC D2 domain-containing protein yields the protein MKKTLFLAGLAACLSLNALADSQVTIYYPGSQQQAVVSHARDLAQLVASPALAQRTWWPGTVIAEPLASAAAERDYQQTLARLRAWAASEEGDRAAAIATVAQQLATVRVTGRQFTSLDPDWISVRPEANRRLEGDYRVYTLQRPDTVTLAGAISGGGKTAWQPGRDVRDYLVGHARLSGAERNVATVIGPDGATQAVPIAYWNHRHVEVAPGSTIYLGFSRWALPDELRDLNQHIISVLTHRIPD from the coding sequence ATGAAAAAAACGCTTTTTTTAGCGGGCCTTGCAGCCTGCCTCTCACTGAATGCGCTGGCGGATAGCCAGGTGACCATTTACTACCCCGGCAGCCAGCAGCAGGCGGTGGTCAGCCATGCCCGGGATCTGGCGCAGCTGGTGGCCAGCCCGGCGCTGGCGCAGCGCACCTGGTGGCCCGGTACGGTGATCGCGGAGCCGCTGGCGAGCGCCGCGGCGGAGCGGGATTATCAGCAAACGCTGGCGCGCCTGCGCGCCTGGGCAGCGAGCGAAGAGGGCGATCGCGCGGCAGCGATCGCGACAGTAGCACAGCAGCTCGCCACGGTGCGGGTGACCGGAAGGCAATTCACCTCGCTCGATCCCGACTGGATAAGCGTGCGTCCGGAGGCGAACCGCCGCCTCGAAGGGGACTACCGCGTCTATACCCTGCAACGCCCCGACACCGTTACGCTGGCCGGCGCTATCAGCGGCGGCGGTAAAACCGCCTGGCAGCCGGGACGCGACGTGCGCGACTACCTGGTGGGCCATGCGCGTCTGAGCGGCGCGGAGCGCAACGTGGCGACAGTGATTGGGCCGGACGGCGCCACTCAGGCGGTGCCGATAGCGTACTGGAACCATCGTCATGTGGAAGTGGCGCCCGGCAGCACCATCTACCTTGGCTTCTCCCGCTGGGCGCTGCCGGATGAGCTGCGCGATCTTAACCAGCACATTATCTCTGTTTTGACGCACCGGATCCCTGACTGA
- a CDS encoding YjbF family lipoprotein gives MRHIPLLFLCLLLQACTQTQQGLVDTAKLAVMGPDDITVSDEKIEALPYASMYLRINDGQRIFLVLGYAENGQQKWVTQDRAMLVTQKGRLVKTLGLSDNLLETGNLDQDPLAQPLSLRDGASWTRLLSWTENGQLRSGVAISRFSRDNDTVLTLAGKRVACRVWHEEVAIDAVGARWQNTFWLDAISGEVRQSAQSIGAGTLPVDITILKPAKS, from the coding sequence GTGCGCCACATACCATTGCTGTTTCTTTGCCTGCTGTTACAAGCGTGTACACAAACGCAACAGGGGCTGGTCGATACCGCTAAGCTGGCGGTCATGGGGCCGGATGACATCACCGTTTCGGACGAAAAAATAGAAGCGCTGCCGTACGCCAGCATGTATTTGCGCATTAACGACGGCCAGCGCATCTTCCTGGTGCTTGGCTATGCGGAAAACGGGCAGCAGAAATGGGTCACGCAGGATCGGGCGATGCTGGTTACGCAGAAGGGCCGGCTGGTGAAAACCCTGGGCCTGAGCGACAACCTGCTGGAAACCGGCAACCTTGACCAGGATCCGCTGGCGCAGCCGCTGAGCCTGCGCGACGGCGCCAGCTGGACGCGGTTGCTGAGCTGGACCGAAAACGGTCAGCTGCGTTCCGGCGTCGCCATCTCCCGCTTCAGCCGCGATAACGATACGGTACTGACGCTGGCCGGAAAGCGCGTCGCCTGCCGCGTCTGGCATGAAGAGGTGGCTATCGACGCCGTCGGCGCCCGCTGGCAAAACACCTTCTGGCTTGACGCCATCAGCGGCGAAGTGCGCCAGAGCGCGCAAAGCATTGGCGCGGGAACGCTGCCGGTCGATATCACCATTCTGAAGCCTGCCAAATCATGA
- the yjbE gene encoding exopolysaccharide production protein YjbE → MKKVLCATAMALFLASGPAAFAAPVEAGSAAGAEAGAISAGTTTAVGIGAVGALLGVGLAASGGGDGTNTGTTTTTTTSTTR, encoded by the coding sequence ATGAAAAAAGTACTTTGTGCCACAGCAATGGCGCTGTTTCTGGCTTCCGGTCCGGCTGCTTTTGCCGCTCCGGTTGAAGCTGGCTCAGCCGCTGGCGCTGAAGCGGGCGCTATCTCAGCGGGCACCACGACCGCTGTAGGTATCGGCGCGGTCGGCGCGCTGTTGGGCGTCGGCTTAGCGGCGTCCGGCGGCGGCGACGGCACCAATACCGGCACCACGACCACGACCACCACAAGTACCACCCGTTAA
- the pgi gene encoding glucose-6-phosphate isomerase produces MKNINPTQTAAWQALQQHYEQMKEVRIAELFAQESDRFAKFSATFDDQMLVDFSKNRITSETLEKLQALAKETDLAGAIKSMFSGEKINRTEDRAVLHVALRNRSNTPILVDGKDVMPEVNAVLEKMKSFSERIISGEWKGYTGKAITDVVNIGIGGSDLGPYMVTEALRPYKNHLNMHFVSNVDGTHIAETLKKVNPETTLFLVASKTFTTQETMTNAHSARDWFLKTAGDEQHVAKHFAALSTNAKEVTKFGIDTANMFEFWDWVGGRYSLWSAIGLSIILSVGFDNFEQLLSGAHAMDKHFAETPAEQNLPVLLALIGIWYNNFFGAETEAILPYDQYMHRFAAYFQQGNMESNGKYVDRDGNPVTYQTGPIIWGEPGTNGQHAFYQLIHQGTKLIPCDFIAPAITHNQLGDHHDKLLSNFFAQTEALAFGKSRDVVEKEFADAGKAAESVEHIVPFKVFEGNRPTNSILLREITPYSLGALIALYEHKIFTQGAILNIFTFDQWGVELGKQLANRILPELAGAGDVNSHDSSTNGLINRYKSWR; encoded by the coding sequence ATGAAAAATATCAATCCGACGCAAACCGCTGCCTGGCAGGCCCTGCAGCAGCATTACGAACAGATGAAAGAAGTGCGCATCGCGGAGCTGTTTGCTCAGGAGAGCGATCGTTTTGCGAAATTCTCCGCCACCTTTGACGACCAGATGCTGGTGGATTTCTCAAAAAACCGCATCACTTCTGAAACCCTGGAAAAACTGCAGGCGCTGGCGAAAGAGACCGATCTGGCAGGCGCCATTAAATCGATGTTCTCCGGCGAGAAAATCAACCGCACGGAAGATCGCGCGGTACTGCACGTGGCGCTGCGCAACCGCAGCAACACCCCCATTCTGGTTGACGGCAAAGATGTGATGCCGGAAGTCAACGCGGTGCTGGAGAAGATGAAATCCTTCTCTGAGCGCATCATCAGCGGCGAGTGGAAAGGCTACACCGGAAAAGCGATCACTGACGTGGTCAATATCGGCATCGGTGGCTCCGACCTCGGCCCCTACATGGTGACCGAGGCGCTGCGCCCGTATAAAAACCATCTGAATATGCACTTCGTTTCCAACGTTGATGGCACCCATATCGCCGAAACGTTGAAAAAAGTGAACCCGGAAACCACGCTGTTCCTGGTGGCCTCTAAAACGTTTACCACCCAGGAGACCATGACCAACGCCCACAGCGCGCGCGACTGGTTCCTGAAAACGGCGGGCGACGAGCAGCATGTGGCGAAGCACTTCGCCGCGCTCTCCACCAACGCCAAAGAAGTGACGAAGTTTGGCATCGATACCGCCAATATGTTTGAATTCTGGGATTGGGTGGGCGGCCGCTACTCGCTGTGGTCGGCGATCGGCCTGTCGATTATTCTCTCTGTCGGCTTTGACAACTTCGAGCAGCTGCTGAGCGGCGCGCACGCGATGGATAAACACTTCGCCGAAACCCCGGCTGAGCAGAACCTGCCGGTGCTGCTGGCGCTGATCGGCATCTGGTACAACAATTTCTTCGGCGCGGAAACCGAAGCGATTCTGCCGTACGACCAGTATATGCACCGTTTCGCCGCTTACTTCCAGCAGGGCAACATGGAGTCCAACGGCAAGTATGTGGATCGCGACGGCAATCCGGTGACCTACCAGACCGGTCCGATCATCTGGGGCGAGCCGGGCACCAACGGCCAGCATGCGTTCTATCAGCTGATCCATCAGGGCACCAAACTGATCCCGTGTGACTTTATCGCGCCGGCCATCACCCACAATCAGCTGGGCGATCACCATGATAAGCTGCTCTCTAACTTCTTTGCCCAGACCGAGGCGCTGGCCTTCGGCAAATCGCGCGACGTGGTAGAGAAAGAGTTCGCCGACGCGGGCAAAGCGGCAGAATCGGTCGAGCATATCGTGCCGTTCAAGGTGTTCGAGGGCAACCGTCCAACCAACTCTATCCTGCTGCGTGAAATCACCCCCTACAGCCTGGGCGCGCTGATTGCGCTGTATGAGCATAAGATCTTCACCCAGGGCGCCATCCTCAACATCTTCACTTTCGACCAGTGGGGCGTTGAGTTGGGCAAACAGCTGGCGAACCGCATTCTGCCGGAACTGGCAGGCGCGGGCGACGTCAATAGCCACGACAGCTCCACCAACGGGTTGATCAACCGTTACAAATCCTGGCGTTAA
- a CDS encoding cation:proton antiporter: MPLSAPLLLVIIGFSSLMAQWIAWLLRLPAILPLLVFGIVLGPMTHVLLPDALFGDLLFPLVSLSVAIILFEGALTLRFDEIRGLGGVVRNLITVGMLITFVVISLACWLLLHFPPELAALVGAVTVVTGPTVIAPLMRVVRPNAAINQVLRWEGIVIDPVGAIFTLLVFEFIVLRQHAESLSHLFWTLGITVAVGLSVGALAGWLLGIALKRVWLPGYLQNFGVLAIVLTTFGVSNALADESGLLTVTVMGIWLANMRDVDLRDIIAFKEELSALLISGLFIILAARLDIHALLALGWPLVAVLLAVQFIARPLCIAFSTWGSTLRWRDRLLLSWIAPRGIVAAAVSSLFALTLARSGYPQAERLVTVVFAIIIGTVVLQSLTSAPLARWLRVQQQRPRGVLIIGANSVARALALALQRLDIPVMLTDSSWEYYRQARMEGIPAYYGNAWSEHAENYLDLSDIAQVLALSPNRHQNALAVYHFSHIFGAGKVASVRSGSSLRERRDSESPRFRRHETLFGAEQTWARLSAMLAQGAVIKATQLTENFGWQDYLETHQDVVPLFALKENGRLEIMDAQPPTLPCTLIALVQDENSSNTGR, encoded by the coding sequence ATGCCGCTCTCTGCTCCACTCTTGCTGGTGATCATCGGCTTCAGTTCACTGATGGCCCAATGGATCGCCTGGTTACTGCGGCTTCCGGCAATTTTGCCGCTGTTGGTTTTCGGAATCGTGCTGGGTCCGATGACGCATGTTTTGCTACCCGATGCGCTGTTTGGCGACCTGCTGTTTCCGCTGGTGTCGCTCTCGGTGGCGATCATCCTGTTCGAAGGCGCCCTGACGCTGCGCTTCGATGAAATTCGCGGCCTCGGTGGCGTGGTGCGCAACCTTATCACCGTCGGCATGCTGATCACCTTTGTGGTGATAAGCCTTGCCTGCTGGCTGCTGCTGCACTTCCCGCCGGAGCTGGCGGCGCTGGTCGGCGCGGTCACGGTGGTGACCGGCCCGACGGTGATTGCGCCGCTGATGCGCGTGGTACGTCCGAATGCGGCGATCAACCAGGTATTGCGCTGGGAAGGCATCGTCATCGACCCGGTGGGCGCTATTTTTACCCTGCTGGTGTTTGAATTCATTGTGCTGCGTCAGCATGCCGAATCTTTATCGCATCTGTTCTGGACGCTGGGCATCACGGTGGCGGTCGGCCTGAGCGTCGGCGCGCTGGCGGGCTGGCTGCTGGGCATTGCGCTGAAGCGCGTCTGGCTGCCGGGCTATCTGCAAAACTTCGGCGTGCTGGCGATTGTGCTGACCACCTTCGGCGTCTCCAATGCGCTGGCCGACGAATCGGGCCTGCTGACGGTCACCGTGATGGGTATTTGGCTGGCCAATATGCGCGATGTCGATCTGCGCGACATTATCGCCTTTAAAGAAGAGCTGTCGGCGCTGCTGATCTCCGGCCTGTTTATTATTCTCGCCGCGCGGCTGGATATCCATGCGCTGCTGGCGCTGGGCTGGCCACTGGTGGCGGTGCTGCTGGCGGTGCAGTTTATCGCCCGTCCGCTCTGCATCGCGTTTTCCACCTGGGGTTCGACGCTGCGCTGGCGCGACCGCCTGCTGCTGAGCTGGATTGCGCCGCGCGGCATCGTGGCGGCGGCGGTCAGTTCGTTGTTCGCCCTGACGCTGGCGCGCAGCGGCTACCCGCAGGCCGAACGGCTGGTGACGGTGGTCTTCGCGATCATTATCGGCACCGTGGTGCTGCAGAGCCTGACCAGCGCCCCCCTGGCCCGCTGGCTGCGGGTGCAGCAGCAGCGTCCGCGCGGCGTGCTGATCATCGGCGCCAATAGCGTGGCGCGCGCGCTGGCGCTGGCGCTGCAGCGGCTCGATATTCCGGTGATGCTTACCGACAGTAGCTGGGAGTATTACCGCCAGGCGCGTATGGAGGGCATTCCTGCCTATTACGGCAACGCCTGGTCCGAACATGCGGAGAACTACCTCGATCTCAGCGATATCGCGCAGGTGCTGGCGCTATCGCCGAACCGCCATCAGAATGCGCTGGCGGTTTATCACTTCAGCCATATTTTCGGCGCCGGTAAGGTCGCCTCGGTGCGCTCCGGCTCGTCGCTGCGCGAACGCCGCGATAGCGAAAGCCCGCGTTTCCGCCGCCACGAGACGCTGTTCGGCGCCGAGCAAACCTGGGCGCGGCTCAGCGCGATGCTGGCGCAGGGCGCGGTAATCAAAGCCACGCAGCTGACGGAAAACTTCGGCTGGCAGGATTATCTGGAGACCCATCAGGATGTGGTGCCGCTGTTCGCGCTGAAAGAGAACGGCAGGCTGGAGATCATGGATGCGCAGCCGCCGACGCTGCCCTGTACGCTCATCGCGCTGGTGCAAGATGAGAATTCTTCAAATACCGGACGTTGA